The following proteins are co-located in the Micromonospora coriariae genome:
- a CDS encoding carbohydrate kinase family protein — MTRPARVVVVGDVITDVVAVLSGPLAAGSDTAADISIGGGGQAANTAAWIAAQGVDVTLVGAVGDDDAGRDRMVELEGAGVDCALDRVEDVPTGTVIVLATDGERTMVSQRGANLRLSAEHVERALAAVPDAGHLHLSAYTLLDAGSRGAGLRALAVARERGLTTSVDAASAAPLRRLGAAAFLGWVRDVDLLLVNADEATVLAGGLDPAAQGRALSATARRVVVKRGAAGAVWVDRSAPVCVAPARRVAVVDVTGAGDAFAAGLLTAWLGGAAPTAALNRATDLGALAVSTAGARPRP; from the coding sequence ATGACCCGACCGGCCCGGGTGGTCGTCGTCGGGGACGTGATCACCGACGTGGTCGCGGTGCTGTCCGGGCCGCTCGCGGCGGGTTCGGACACCGCGGCCGACATCAGCATCGGCGGCGGCGGGCAGGCGGCCAACACCGCCGCCTGGATCGCGGCGCAGGGGGTGGACGTCACCCTCGTCGGCGCGGTCGGCGACGACGACGCGGGGCGTGACCGGATGGTCGAGCTTGAAGGCGCGGGTGTCGACTGCGCGCTCGACCGGGTGGAGGACGTCCCGACCGGCACGGTGATCGTGCTGGCCACCGACGGCGAGCGCACCATGGTCAGCCAGCGGGGCGCGAACCTGCGGCTCAGCGCCGAGCACGTCGAACGGGCCCTCGCGGCGGTGCCCGACGCGGGGCACCTGCACCTGTCCGCGTACACCCTGTTGGACGCCGGGTCGCGCGGCGCCGGGCTGCGGGCGCTGGCGGTCGCCCGCGAGCGCGGGCTCACCACCAGCGTCGACGCGGCCTCCGCGGCGCCGCTGCGGCGGCTCGGCGCGGCGGCCTTCCTGGGTTGGGTACGTGACGTCGACCTGCTGCTGGTCAACGCGGACGAGGCGACGGTGCTGGCCGGCGGGCTGGACCCGGCGGCGCAGGGGCGGGCGCTGTCGGCGACAGCCCGTCGGGTGGTGGTCAAGCGGGGCGCGGCCGGCGCGGTCTGGGTGGACCGCTCGGCCCCGGTCTGTGTGGCCCCGGCCCGGAGGGTGGCGGTGGTGGACGTCACCGGGGCGGGCGATGCCTTCGCGGCCGGTCTGCTCACCGCCTGGCTCGGCGGGGCCGCCCCGACTGCGGCGCTGAACCGCGCCACCGACCTGGGGGCCCTGGCCGTCTCCACCGCCGGAGCCCGGCCCCGGCCGTGA
- a CDS encoding ArsR/SmtB family transcription factor has protein sequence MGTELLDATFAALADPTRRAILARLAAGEATVTELAAPFAMSQPAISKHLKVLERAGLVSRGRDAQRRPCRLEARPLREATAWLADYRDYWAESYQRLDALLDELQAVDETATERRRPQPDGTDG, from the coding sequence GTGGGCACCGAACTGCTGGACGCGACCTTCGCGGCGCTGGCCGACCCGACCCGACGGGCCATCCTCGCCCGGCTCGCGGCCGGGGAGGCGACCGTGACAGAGCTGGCAGCACCCTTCGCGATGAGTCAACCGGCCATCTCCAAGCACCTCAAGGTGCTGGAGCGCGCCGGCCTGGTCAGCCGGGGGCGGGACGCCCAGCGCCGGCCCTGCCGGCTGGAGGCCCGACCGCTGCGGGAGGCAACGGCCTGGCTCGCCGATTACCGCGACTACTGGGCGGAGAGCTATCAGCGCCTCGACGCCCTGCTGGACGAACTCCAGGCCGTCGACGAAACCGCCACCGAGCGCCGCCGCCCCCAACCGGACGGGACCGACGGATGA
- a CDS encoding HhH-GPD-type base excision DNA repair protein, protein MTLVLPIDPEANRLLERSPLARLLGMVLDQQVPMEKAFSSPYVLAQRLGHDLDAAELAGYDPEALIALFATPPALHRFPKAMAARVQDVCQVLVDRYDGDAERLWSDVADGPELFRRVAELPGFGKQKAQIFVALLGKRFGVTPQDWRKAAGGYGDPGAYRSVADVTDADSLRRVREYKQQMKAAAKAKASDG, encoded by the coding sequence ATGACGCTCGTGCTGCCCATCGACCCCGAGGCCAACCGGCTGCTGGAGCGCAGCCCGCTGGCCAGGCTCCTTGGTATGGTCCTCGATCAACAAGTGCCGATGGAGAAGGCCTTCTCCTCGCCGTACGTGCTGGCGCAGCGGCTCGGCCACGACCTGGACGCGGCGGAGCTGGCCGGGTACGACCCGGAGGCGCTGATCGCGCTCTTCGCCACCCCGCCCGCCCTGCACCGGTTCCCGAAGGCGATGGCGGCCCGGGTGCAGGACGTGTGCCAGGTCCTGGTGGACCGCTACGACGGGGACGCCGAGCGGCTCTGGTCGGACGTCGCCGACGGGCCGGAGCTGTTCCGGCGGGTCGCCGAGCTGCCCGGCTTCGGCAAGCAGAAGGCGCAGATCTTCGTGGCCCTGCTCGGCAAGCGGTTCGGCGTGACCCCGCAGGACTGGCGGAAGGCGGCCGGCGGCTACGGCGACCCGGGCGCGTACCGGTCGGTGGCCGACGTCACGGATGCCGACTCGCTGCGCCGGGTGCGCGAGTACAAGCAGCAGATGAAGGCTGCCGCAAAGGCGAAGGCCTCCGACGGCTGA
- a CDS encoding DUF7782 domain-containing protein, producing the protein MDEHDMLLSPAGVDALRTALTRAGFTSNGIAGRLGSQATGGVARNDYRAALRATEDRDALGTLIRVFICDQTESEATVAAALAPLSVAEAVAGGLVERHGDGLRAGVDLEPYGDDWWVLADVPASARPGRPLHSEHVLGIGGATQTLIGATVRRPVGTALDLGTGSGVQALHLATHAGSVTATDLSERALRFAATTAALNGQDWELLRGDMVAPVAGRRFDLVVSNPPFVVGPGTTTHVYRDSGRVGDAIGAELAAAAPGLLTEGGTMQYLANWVHVAGEEWDERVAGWFAGTGLDAWVIQREVADPMAYVNLWLTDVGESADPERMAAWLDWFDAHKVEAIGFGIVSLRRGGHDEPVVRVEDLRQRVQPPLGDQVGAWFDRQDFLRVRDTEALLAERYRAADGLQLRQEATMGDEGWAVDRQVLAMPDGLRWTEEVDPLVLALVGGADGRLPLRDQLALLAAAHEVEPDELAEAAGPIVAHLVERGFIAPVTG; encoded by the coding sequence GTGGACGAACACGACATGCTGCTCTCCCCTGCCGGCGTCGACGCGTTGCGCACCGCGCTGACCCGGGCCGGTTTCACCAGCAACGGCATCGCCGGCCGGCTCGGCTCGCAGGCCACCGGCGGGGTCGCGCGCAACGACTACCGGGCCGCGCTGCGGGCCACCGAGGACCGCGACGCGCTCGGCACCCTGATCCGGGTGTTCATCTGCGACCAGACCGAGTCGGAGGCGACAGTGGCCGCCGCGCTGGCGCCGCTGAGTGTGGCGGAGGCCGTGGCCGGCGGGCTGGTCGAACGGCACGGCGACGGCCTGCGCGCCGGCGTCGACCTGGAGCCGTACGGCGACGACTGGTGGGTGCTCGCCGACGTGCCGGCCAGCGCCCGACCGGGCCGACCGCTGCACTCCGAGCACGTGCTCGGCATCGGCGGGGCCACCCAGACCCTGATCGGGGCGACCGTCCGCCGGCCGGTCGGCACCGCGCTGGATCTCGGCACCGGCTCCGGCGTCCAGGCCCTGCACCTGGCCACCCACGCGGGCTCGGTGACCGCCACGGACCTCTCGGAGCGGGCCCTGCGCTTCGCCGCGACGACCGCCGCCCTGAACGGCCAGGACTGGGAGCTGCTGCGCGGCGACATGGTCGCACCGGTCGCCGGCCGCCGCTTCGACCTGGTGGTGAGCAACCCGCCGTTCGTGGTCGGCCCCGGCACCACCACGCACGTCTACCGCGACTCCGGCCGGGTGGGTGACGCGATCGGCGCCGAGCTGGCCGCCGCCGCCCCCGGTCTGCTCACCGAGGGTGGCACCATGCAGTACCTGGCGAACTGGGTGCACGTCGCCGGTGAGGAGTGGGACGAGCGGGTCGCCGGCTGGTTCGCCGGGACCGGCCTGGACGCCTGGGTGATCCAGCGCGAGGTGGCCGACCCGATGGCGTACGTCAACCTGTGGCTCACCGACGTCGGCGAGAGCGCCGACCCGGAGCGGATGGCCGCCTGGCTGGACTGGTTCGACGCGCACAAGGTGGAGGCGATCGGCTTCGGCATCGTGTCACTGCGCCGCGGCGGGCACGACGAGCCGGTGGTCCGGGTGGAGGACCTGCGCCAGCGGGTGCAGCCGCCGCTGGGCGACCAGGTGGGCGCCTGGTTCGACCGTCAGGACTTCCTTCGGGTACGCGACACCGAGGCGCTGCTCGCCGAGCGCTACCGGGCCGCCGACGGCCTCCAGCTGCGCCAGGAGGCCACCATGGGCGACGAGGGTTGGGCGGTGGACCGGCAGGTCCTCGCGATGCCGGACGGCCTGCGGTGGACCGAGGAGGTCGACCCGCTGGTGCTGGCGCTGGTCGGCGGGGCCGACGGCCGGCTGCCGTTACGTGACCAGCTCGCCCTGCTGGCGGCGGCGCACGAGGTCGAGCCGGACGAGCTGGCCGAGGCGGCGGGGCCGATCGTCGCGCACCTGGTGGAGCGGGGCTTCATCGCGCCGGTGACCGGCTGA
- a CDS encoding SRPBCC family protein produces MTGIDDPLVVHTPDDREIVLSRLFDAPAHLVFAAFTQPALLVRWYGARGWRLAECDVELRVGGRWRFVSLGPEGARMVQAGVYRQIEPPHRLVCTELFDDQSYPGETLVSHAFTELAGRTTVTTTLRYATPEGRDTVLRYPMARGVGQSYTRLADLLHLTTTTRGETP; encoded by the coding sequence ATGACCGGCATCGACGACCCGCTCGTCGTACACACCCCCGACGACCGGGAGATCGTGCTGAGTCGGCTGTTCGACGCACCGGCACACCTGGTGTTCGCCGCCTTCACCCAGCCCGCACTGCTGGTCCGGTGGTACGGCGCGCGCGGCTGGCGACTGGCGGAGTGCGACGTCGAGCTGCGGGTCGGCGGCCGGTGGCGGTTCGTGTCACTGGGGCCGGAAGGGGCCCGGATGGTCCAGGCTGGGGTCTACCGGCAGATCGAGCCACCGCACCGGCTGGTCTGCACCGAACTCTTCGACGACCAGTCCTACCCCGGCGAGACGCTGGTCAGCCACGCGTTCACCGAGCTGGCCGGACGGACGACCGTCACCACCACACTGCGCTACGCCACCCCCGAGGGACGGGACACAGTGCTGCGCTACCCGATGGCCCGTGGCGTCGGGCAGAGCTATACGCGGCTCGCCGACCTGCTGCACCTGACAACGACGACGCGAGGAGAGACACCGTGA
- the sigB gene encoding RNA polymerase sigma factor SigB, whose product MTENRTRPAASTDTDGVTEVLVDLDATDERGISTDLVRAYLNGIGRTKLLTAAQEVDLARRIEAGLFADEKLATCTPVSPELRADLELIVAEGRAAKNHLLEANLRLVVSIAKRYTGRGMAFLDLIQEGNLGLIRAVEKFDYAKGYKFSTYATWWIRQAITRAMADQARTIRIPVHMVEQVNRMVRARRELAVTLGREPTVAEVARALDIPEFQVIELISYDREPVSLDQAVGDDGESALGDFVASVDPRGEPGDAAAQGELRNEVSIVLATLSQREQAVIRLRFGLDDGRQRTLDEVGREFGLSRERIRQIEKVTLLKLRAPERAQRLEAYAC is encoded by the coding sequence ATGACGGAAAACCGGACGCGCCCGGCCGCCAGCACCGACACCGACGGGGTCACCGAGGTCCTCGTCGACCTGGACGCCACCGACGAGCGCGGCATCTCCACCGACCTGGTCCGGGCGTACCTCAACGGGATCGGCCGGACGAAGCTGCTGACCGCGGCGCAGGAGGTCGACCTGGCCCGGCGGATCGAGGCCGGCCTGTTCGCCGACGAGAAGCTGGCCACCTGCACCCCCGTCTCACCGGAGCTGCGGGCCGATCTGGAGCTGATCGTCGCGGAGGGCCGGGCGGCCAAGAACCACCTGCTGGAGGCGAACCTGCGGCTGGTGGTCAGCATCGCCAAGCGCTACACCGGGCGCGGGATGGCGTTTCTCGACCTGATCCAGGAGGGCAACCTCGGCCTGATCCGGGCGGTGGAGAAGTTCGACTACGCCAAGGGCTACAAGTTCTCCACGTACGCCACCTGGTGGATCCGGCAGGCGATCACCCGCGCGATGGCCGACCAGGCCCGCACCATCCGCATCCCGGTGCACATGGTGGAGCAGGTCAACCGGATGGTCCGGGCCCGCCGCGAACTCGCGGTGACGCTCGGCCGCGAACCGACCGTCGCCGAGGTCGCCCGGGCGCTGGACATCCCCGAGTTCCAGGTCATCGAGCTGATCTCCTACGACCGGGAGCCGGTCAGCCTGGACCAGGCCGTCGGCGACGACGGCGAGAGCGCGCTCGGCGACTTCGTGGCCTCGGTGGACCCGCGTGGTGAGCCGGGCGACGCGGCCGCGCAGGGCGAGCTGCGCAACGAGGTGAGCATCGTGCTGGCCACTCTCTCCCAGCGGGAGCAGGCGGTCATCCGGCTCCGGTTCGGGCTGGACGACGGCCGGCAGCGCACCCTGGACGAGGTCGGCCGGGAGTTCGGCCTGTCGCGGGAGCGGATCCGGCAGATCGAGAAGGTGACGCTGCTGAAGCTGCGCGCGCCGGAGCGGGCCCAGCGCCTGGAGGCGTACGCCTGCTGA
- a CDS encoding DUF3099 domain-containing protein → MVKHQAYQPILITDASRSQNDQLTSRQRRYVLMMGIRVACIILGAILVGAKAPLLWLWLPLCALGMVLIPWLAVLLANDRPPKEEHRLANRFHPRLKDDTPPMSLTAEERSHKVIDAEP, encoded by the coding sequence ATGGTGAAGCATCAGGCGTACCAGCCGATTCTGATCACCGACGCCTCGCGCAGCCAGAACGACCAGCTCACCAGCCGTCAGCGTCGCTATGTGCTGATGATGGGCATCCGGGTGGCGTGCATCATTCTCGGCGCGATCCTGGTCGGCGCGAAGGCCCCACTGCTCTGGCTATGGCTGCCGTTGTGCGCCCTCGGCATGGTGCTCATCCCGTGGCTGGCCGTGCTGCTGGCCAACGACCGCCCGCCCAAGGAAGAGCACCGGCTGGCCAACCGGTTCCACCCCCGCCTGAAGGACGACACCCCGCCGATGAGCCTCACCGCCGAGGAACGTTCACACAAGGTCATCGACGCCGAACCCTGA
- a CDS encoding pseudouridine-5'-phosphate glycosidase, whose protein sequence is MTDFRISYGTEVADALHDGRPVVALESTIVSHGLPRPENLRVAREIEQAVRDAGAVPATIGMIGGQLVVGLDDAQLTRLATVDGVTKLSVRDLAVAAATGADGATTVAATSAVAAAAGIGVFATGGLGGVHREAAHTFDESADLITLARTPIAVVCAGVKSILDVGATLERLETLGVAVVGYRTHRFPGFYLTDGGFDLDWSVESAEQVAAVLAARDRHAVHAGGLIVANPLPVDEQLDPELHDRTLAEGLALLERDGVTGKAVTPYLLAHFHSATEGASLAVNVRIILRNADLAARIAVAATRANADPA, encoded by the coding sequence GTGACTGACTTTCGCATCAGCTACGGCACCGAGGTGGCCGACGCCCTGCACGACGGCCGGCCCGTCGTCGCCCTGGAGAGCACAATCGTCTCGCACGGCCTGCCCCGGCCGGAGAACCTTCGGGTAGCTCGGGAGATCGAGCAGGCGGTCCGGGACGCCGGCGCGGTCCCGGCGACGATCGGCATGATCGGCGGCCAGCTGGTGGTCGGCCTGGACGACGCGCAGCTGACCCGCCTGGCCACCGTCGATGGCGTGACCAAGCTCTCCGTCCGCGATCTCGCGGTCGCGGCGGCGACCGGCGCGGACGGCGCCACCACCGTGGCCGCGACCAGTGCGGTGGCCGCCGCGGCCGGGATCGGGGTGTTCGCCACCGGCGGGCTCGGTGGGGTGCACCGGGAGGCCGCGCACACCTTCGACGAGTCGGCGGACCTGATCACACTGGCCCGGACGCCGATCGCGGTGGTCTGCGCCGGGGTCAAGTCGATCCTCGACGTGGGCGCGACCCTGGAGCGGCTGGAGACCCTCGGGGTCGCCGTGGTCGGTTACCGCACCCACCGGTTCCCCGGCTTCTACCTCACCGACGGCGGCTTCGACCTGGACTGGTCGGTCGAGTCGGCGGAGCAGGTCGCCGCCGTGCTCGCCGCCCGTGACCGGCACGCCGTGCACGCCGGTGGCCTGATCGTCGCCAACCCACTGCCGGTCGACGAGCAGCTCGACCCGGAGCTGCACGACCGGACCCTCGCCGAGGGTCTGGCCCTGCTGGAGCGGGACGGGGTGACCGGCAAGGCCGTCACCCCGTACCTGCTGGCGCACTTCCACTCGGCCACCGAGGGCGCGAGCCTGGCGGTGAACGTCCGGATCATCCTGCGCAACGCCGATCTGGCCGCGCGGATCGCGGTAGCCGCCACCCGCGCCAACGCCGACCCGGCATGA
- a CDS encoding FkbM family methyltransferase, with the protein MDANRPRVAPDATTVRPVADDLSAVEALKADPTLSGLRRSLEAYYGDPARDAAMDAFYAPLVRPGDLVFDVGAHVGDRLGSFRRLGARVVAVEPQPLCARALRALYADDDRVTVVEAACGARAGPVRLHVNSANPTISTASAGFLQAAEGAGGWEDEIWDVEIEVAGTTLDNLVAAHGVPDFVKIDVEGFEDAVLAGLSRPLPALSFEFTTIERDLAAHCLDRLTRLGFTAFTVALGDEMAFALDGWRPAGEVAAYLRALPHEANSGDVYARARPA; encoded by the coding sequence ATGGACGCGAATCGCCCTCGCGTTGCTCCGGACGCGACTACGGTCAGACCAGTGGCCGATGACCTCAGCGCGGTGGAGGCACTCAAGGCGGACCCGACCCTGTCCGGGTTGCGCCGCTCCCTGGAGGCGTACTACGGCGACCCGGCCCGCGACGCGGCGATGGACGCGTTCTACGCGCCCCTGGTCCGCCCAGGGGACCTGGTCTTCGACGTCGGCGCGCACGTGGGCGACCGGCTCGGCAGCTTCCGGCGACTGGGCGCCCGCGTGGTGGCCGTCGAGCCGCAACCGCTCTGCGCCCGGGCCCTGCGCGCCCTCTACGCGGATGACGACCGGGTGACCGTGGTGGAGGCGGCGTGCGGGGCGCGTGCCGGGCCGGTGCGGCTGCACGTCAACTCGGCGAACCCGACGATCTCCACGGCGTCGGCGGGTTTCCTGCAGGCCGCCGAGGGGGCCGGCGGCTGGGAGGACGAGATCTGGGACGTCGAGATCGAGGTGGCCGGAACCACACTCGACAACCTGGTCGCGGCGCACGGCGTGCCGGACTTCGTGAAGATCGACGTGGAGGGGTTCGAGGACGCCGTGCTGGCCGGGTTGAGCCGCCCCCTGCCGGCGCTGTCCTTCGAGTTCACCACCATCGAACGGGACCTGGCCGCGCACTGTCTGGACCGGCTCACCCGGCTGGGCTTCACCGCGTTCACCGTGGCGCTCGGCGACGAGATGGCGTTCGCCCTTGATGGCTGGCGGCCGGCGGGCGAGGTGGCGGCGTACCTGCGGGCGCTGCCCCACGAGGCCAACTCGGGCGACGTCTACGCCCGCGCCCGGCCCGCCTGA
- the dtd gene encoding D-aminoacyl-tRNA deacylase, whose amino-acid sequence MRAVVQTVGRASVTVDGAVVGAIEDGLLVLLGVTHTDTPETARTMARKVHELRILDDERSAADNGAPVLVVSQFTLYGDARKGRRPSWTAAAPAEVAEPLVTAVVEALRERGAKVETGRFRAHMLVESVNVGPRTILLDL is encoded by the coding sequence ATGCGGGCGGTGGTCCAGACGGTCGGCCGGGCCAGCGTGACGGTCGACGGCGCCGTGGTCGGCGCGATCGAGGACGGGCTGCTGGTGCTGCTCGGGGTGACCCACACCGACACGCCGGAGACCGCCCGGACGATGGCCCGCAAGGTGCACGAGCTGCGGATCCTCGACGACGAGCGGTCCGCGGCCGACAACGGTGCCCCGGTCCTGGTGGTCAGCCAGTTCACCCTCTACGGCGACGCCCGCAAGGGCCGCCGTCCGAGCTGGACGGCCGCCGCCCCGGCCGAGGTGGCCGAGCCGCTGGTGACCGCGGTCGTCGAGGCGCTTCGCGAGCGCGGCGCCAAGGTGGAGACGGGCCGCTTCCGCGCGCACATGCTCGTCGAGAGCGTCAACGTGGGCCCCCGCACGATCCTGCTCGACCTGTAA
- a CDS encoding VOC family protein: MNWTLEVVIVPVSDVDRAKTFYADQLGFTVDHDTVIGDDARIVQLTPPGSGCSVVIGKGAVPDMPPGSLKGLQLVVPDLERARAELVERGVDVSEIQVLGASPSPTPHPLDNVGFVFFTDPDGNAWAIQQISSRA, translated from the coding sequence GTGAACTGGACGCTCGAAGTGGTGATCGTGCCGGTCTCCGATGTGGACCGGGCGAAGACGTTCTACGCCGACCAACTCGGCTTCACCGTCGACCACGACACGGTGATCGGCGACGACGCGCGGATCGTCCAGCTGACCCCGCCCGGCTCCGGCTGCTCGGTCGTGATCGGCAAGGGCGCCGTGCCGGACATGCCGCCGGGCTCGCTCAAGGGACTGCAACTGGTGGTGCCCGACCTGGAGCGGGCCCGCGCCGAGCTGGTCGAACGGGGTGTGGACGTCAGCGAGATCCAGGTGTTGGGCGCCAGCCCGAGCCCCACGCCGCACCCGCTGGACAACGTCGGCTTCGTCTTCTTCACCGACCCGGACGGCAACGCCTGGGCCATCCAGCAGATCTCCAGCCGAGCCTGA
- a CDS encoding sporulation protein, which yields MVFKRLMKAMGVGGPSVETVLANPNCRPGGQLEGRIQVVGGDHQVDIDHVTLGLVTRVEVESGDNDYDTTQEFHRQRVTGAFRLEPAQRHDIPFRFDVPWETPVTELYGQHLHGMTMGLRTELEVARAVDKGDLDAVSVHPLPAQERLLDALLRLGFRFARADVERGHIYGVRQTLPFYQEIEFSPAPQYARSINQLEVTFIADQQQMQVVLEVDKRGGVFTEGRDAFGRFTVDHATADRTDWTAELDGWLRQSLSRRGLFS from the coding sequence GTGGTCTTCAAGCGGCTCATGAAGGCGATGGGGGTCGGCGGCCCGTCGGTGGAGACGGTGCTGGCCAACCCGAACTGCCGCCCGGGCGGTCAGTTGGAGGGCCGTATCCAGGTGGTCGGCGGCGACCACCAGGTCGACATCGACCACGTGACGCTGGGGCTGGTCACCCGGGTCGAGGTGGAGAGCGGCGACAACGACTACGACACCACCCAGGAGTTCCACCGCCAGCGGGTCACCGGCGCGTTCCGGCTGGAGCCCGCGCAGCGCCACGACATCCCGTTCCGCTTCGACGTGCCCTGGGAGACGCCGGTCACCGAGCTGTACGGGCAGCACCTGCACGGTATGACGATGGGGCTGCGTACGGAGCTGGAGGTGGCCCGCGCGGTCGACAAGGGTGACCTGGACGCGGTCTCGGTGCACCCGTTGCCGGCGCAGGAGCGGTTGCTCGACGCGTTGCTGCGGCTGGGGTTCCGGTTCGCCCGCGCCGATGTGGAGCGTGGGCACATCTACGGCGTCCGGCAGACGTTGCCGTTCTACCAGGAGATCGAGTTCAGCCCGGCGCCGCAGTACGCGCGCTCGATCAACCAGTTGGAGGTCACCTTCATCGCCGACCAGCAGCAGATGCAGGTGGTGCTGGAGGTCGACAAGCGCGGCGGCGTCTTCACCGAGGGCCGGGACGCCTTCGGTCGTTTCACTGTCGACCACGCCACCGCTGACCGCACCGACTGGACCGCCGAACTCGACGGCTGGCTCCGCCAGTCCCTCTCCCGCCGCGGCCTCTTCTCCTGA